The Coffea arabica cultivar ET-39 chromosome 9c, Coffea Arabica ET-39 HiFi, whole genome shotgun sequence nucleotide sequence CATGACTTTGTAGGTTAAGGATAATTGATGGATGAGGAGACAACCTTAAGAGTAATTCCTACAAACCAACACATAAGGACACTGACAAACAAGCATATACCCATACTATCAGAATGCTAATGCTTACAAATTATGGTTATGAGGCCTTCAGGGCATATGGTATGAAATAGTAATTCCTGACATATTTGCACATAGACTTAAAATTAACTTGTCACCAGAATCTAATTGACAATAATCTGGGGCCGTCCTACACTTTGAGGTATCATCCATGCCATGACCAAgttgacaagaaaaaaaatcagaaatggaGTAAAAATTATCAACTCACCAAACTGTAAAGcatcaaatgcaaaaattttgtTCGCTCTGCAGCAGTGGATACATAATACAGCAAGGACAATAAAGCATCAAGGGGAGAAGAAAGGATGAAAACCTCTATTCTACAAAAGCAAATTAACATTCTGCAATGCCCAATAACTCATCCTTGATTAACTTTTCGCAATATCCAATAGCTCATCCTCCTTCCAACTGGACAAATACATATACTTTCTCTCGGCAGAAAAGTTCAACTGCCATGATGTTGACCAGAACATGCATTATCTGCcgttattttttatcttttttttccaattgtTTAAGGATTACCATGTTAAGGAGTATCAAAAAAGATATCTTCTGATATCTAGAGACATGGCTAACTCCTTTGATCATGACCTTTCCTTTCTAGCAACCAAAGTTTTAAATTGTTCAAGGGACTTGTAAGAAGCAAAAGGTCTAGAATTCAAacataaataataaaagaagcAGTTTTGCATCCTCAATAGACTTGAGACCAATATAATCATGGACTCAAAACTCAATAGACTGGAACTTGGGAACACAATGTGATCAAATGGCTTCAGCAAATGAACCCTCTTCCAGTGCAATTTAGTTAAAAGTTCAAAATGCAACAAATAAGCCAGATTGACTTTCACCAGACACATatcctataaaatgtcatactcCCTTTCATTGTCTTCAAATGGCAGATTATGGTTTGAAGACATCTTTACAGTGCTACTTTGTCATCCCCAGCCCAGGGGATGAAGTATTACACAGAACATCCTTCTCTCAAGCTATGAAAAAATGTAGCTTGGAAACTAAACTAAGTCCACAAAATTAGATTAAAATTTAGTCTTTAGCCAGTGATATTCCACATTTAATCCAATGATCAAGATCCTTGTGTATTGACTCTTGTTCTAACTCATTTTGTAATGAATGGTAACATTCAGTCAATTAACTTATTTTCCATTATGAACAAAGACCTGTTTAAACATCCAACTAAATTGAACATCCTATGAAATAACAATTACAACCCCAACAACAATgataaaaatacaaaatttacaCAAATAATGTTCAAACATTATAAAAAGAGACATAAAAACCAGCATCCTCAAAATACAATATCAGAAACAAACCTAATAGCTTACATATTCAGAGCTCCTTCACTTGAGAAGACTCCTGGTGGCCCATGTCCTCTTCCATTTCGACCAGACACCATTAGCTTAAAAATAGAGCAACTCCAAATTGAAATACGCTTAAAAAAagaaacgagagagagagagagagagagagagagacagatgaGCATGTTCCTCATATAGCACTTGAGCATCTCCACCCAACAACAGAATAGGAGCTTTGCTAAATGGATTGGAATGCATCAAATTCTGAATGCCCAGGTAGAATTCTTAAGGAAACTAATCATGCAAAgtacaatcacaaaaaaaaattgattcttTTTTCAACTAAAGATGTCATGAATAAACCCTCAAAGCTCTAAAGCTTTAGAAGCAGAAACAATAACCCCAACAGCTTTTTACATTTATTAACGCAAGAAATTGAAACTTACATGGAATTGAAGGCCAAAAAAGATGTAGCATAGGGTTATCTTCGTATCCAATGAACCTCCCAGATTACAAACTGCCAATTTGAACACAAAAGATTCCCATAATTAAGTTGCCTGCAGTTTACCAAAGGATTAGCCAAAAAATTGTATatcaagaaaaaagaacaaaaacagTGAAGAAAAGTGGGGTCCCATTTTCTTTCTCTGCTCtagcttttattttttgggtctgAAACTTACTGTTGAAAGTTGCAAATTAGGAGTAAAGTGAAGCTGAGAAGGCCCTGCAGTTGACAGATAAAAAATGGAGGAAGAATAATATATGAAAAAAACAGAGATGACGGAAGCTAAACGGAGAACTGCAAATTGCTTCAGAGGTCCTCCGCTTTTGACAAAACTTATAAAACTatcaactcttttttttccatGCACAGCCGAGTAATGGAATGTGCCCCGTTTGGAAAATTgtaaacttttttgttttttctaaaTACCATCCAAAAGCAATCAAGAGCTTGACTGGTAATGCTTAGTTGATTAATACTTCTTAATTACATGAAGATTGAAGAGATCACAAAATTGGAATCAACATCAAAGTAATAAATCACTTGTTTTGCACGTGGCTATACTAATATAAATTATAACTCTTTAAACTACTAAAACTCCTTGCGAAATTTTGATAATCAACGTCAAAATAGAATAAATCATATggcttttaatttctttaaataacttttttttttaaaaaaaatattttttgagtttgaaatattggatccaatatttttcaaaaaaaactcTTGTGCTTTTTTCTCTTGGCGTACATTAATTGGCCAGAAAGTGAAACAACAAAGCGGACTCCTTAAAATTGTAGTATCAAGCACCTCTTCCTCTATCTTGTTAAGAAAATTGGAAATATTGATAAACCCACAGCTAAAAACTACAAATTGATTTTCAACTATAATTGTGCAAATTAAAATAGATAGTAGGCCCTACTAGGTAGATTGTGGAAATTATATCTTTCAAAGACCAAAATATTgaggggaaaaaagaagaagaaaacaggACTTGGCTCCTCTCCAATCAAATCTCTCTCCATTTTCTATAATACACTTATGCATGGCATATATAATAAATTAAGACATCTGCCATGCATCCAGAAGTGTATCGCGGGAAATAAAGAGAGAATCCACTAAAGaaaatcaaattaaaaaaaaaaaagcaaaagggaGTTTGGGGTTCCCACTACTTTTACAATTACTATATATTTGGcaagaaaacacaaaataatAGATCATTCCACCCAAGAAGTCACATCCACTCTGAAATCCAAATCAAAGACAGAATAGaggaaaaaaacaagaaagacatatatatatatatatatatatatatatatatacacacacgcacacacacacgcacaaaGGCACCCAAGTTACATCGAGAGCATTTATTTGAAAGCTACCGCGAAACAATCTATCATTAGCCTAAGGTCAAAGAAAGTGATCTAtttcaagtaaataacaattGAGTTTGAACTATTTAAACTCTAGATCTATTTGAGTAACTATAAGTTGTGTCGACATTTATATTAAATGATGATATTCAGCTGATTAGAAAGAAAATTCCTTGGAATTGCTCTTACAAACCAAACAAGAATAGGAAAGAAATCTTCTTGGAGAATAAACTTCACTGCATCATGGTAGAATTAGATTTTCAGTGCAAGGACATGAACTTTTAGAAACTAATTATATTGAACCAAAAACAGAAATGGAATCGAGAGTGAAAGAGTTATAGAAATTAAgcaaggagaaaaaagaaaatagtttGTTATGATATGGAATCAAAGAATAATTGCACCATTTACTGTACCTGGCATGTTGTTTACAGAAGAACTCTGGACATTATAACccatttagattgctatttaaGATCCGGACATTATAACCCGTTTAGATTGCTAAGTTTGTATCAATTTGGTATATATACGtgaaataaaaatgtgattgaaaaaaAGTATTAACAAGCAGACTAACTACTAGATCATTAGGTCGATCGATCTAGTAGTTagtctgcttttttttttttttttgtgtcgacaaaaaagaaaaaaaagcagaCTAACTACTAGATGCGacgcaaaaaaagaaaaaagcagaCTAATTACTAGATCGACCTAACGatcaagaaaaaattcttagAGTCTTTATTGTTCTCAAGTTCTCTCAGAACTCGAATCTCATGCTTAATCGTTAGGAATGAAAAGAATATGGAGAGaggttaaaaaaagaaaaacaaaaaagcaagTCTTGTCAGTCATGGAAGTATAAAAGTCTGGGCCATATCAATCAGACTTGGCCTTAATAGTAGTGTGTTATGGacttctttttaaaaaataataataataaaataaaatatcagTAGTTATATGGACTTCTGATATAAAGAAAGGAGTAGCCATTGGAATTAAACACCTAATTCCTCCAAATGCCTGCTGTTTCACTGATAATTTCTGATAGAAGAATTACATTTCGTATATTACAAGAATATTATCACCTACTTCCCAAGCTGTCGGGTACAACAATACCCCCCAAAAGTGCTTGTGATACAGTCCCCAGATTAATCGAAGTAATATACAACAGTATGAAAATATTTCAGTTCCCTTCTAGCATTTCCTTATCTATATTGTACAGTAGCCTATCACGGTAACCTTCAGAAACACATGGGGTAAAGAATACTTATTGTTTCTCCAAGGAGGGACAAATTTTTCCTCAGAGCTCAAAACTTTGGATGCATACAGGTTTGCTGTTTGCACCACTGGTGAAAAAGTTTAAATCCATCCATGGGATAAATCTCAAAGCAAAAAATAAGATTGCTGGCTTTATTTCAAGTTCTTAATGCACAAGGAGGGCTCCAAATGCTTTCTTCTCTTTGGCTCTGGTTCACCTAACTGCAAAGAAACGCAAATCTCATCATCAGGTCCATTCTTGAGCCCAGAAAGGTTCTTCAAAACTGTGTTCTCTCCTTCACTTTTGTGCTGATGCATAGGAGATGTCCCAGCAAACCTTGGAATCAATTCAAGCTCTACACTTGGGGCTGATTCACTTCCACTTTCAATGTGAAATTCATCAGGCCTGAATGGTGGAACAATTTCCTGGCAAGACTCCCCATCTGCAGGAACTTGTTCCATGTTCAAACCAAGATTATCCTTGGAAGGAATTCGATCGAGAGACGATGACTCTCCAACTGTAGAATCCATTCCAGTCCCTGATGCGTTTCTTTGCTCTTGAAGTGCAGCTATTcacaaagaaacaaagaaaagcaGGGTCAGTCACAGACACGTGAAGTActaaaggaaggaaaaaaatgctTGCAAGATCCTTGATTCTTGCATTTCTGTATATATGGAAGTAGAAAGAAAGAGACACATTAGATAGCAAAGAGAATTTACACTAGAATTCTAGAAGGTTATGTTTACAAGTGCACTACTTCAGATGCGCTGGCATTTGCTTAAATAATTTCACTGCAAGAGCTATAGCTAGATGTCATACAACTGACAATAGGTCAAGCAGCTAAACTCGTACAATTATAGGCATGTATATAAATGCACTCGTCAATCTATTGTGTTGATGCATCCATAGCAAGTCAACCATCATTGCTGATTCACATATACCATATACCAGGATCCATCTCGCCACTAAAATACTCGCACAAAATGTACTGTTCATTCTAGCTTCACAGAAATGAGTTTTCCGATAATAGAGTACAACAGACTTTACAGCATTGTAAGGACATGATCCTCTTTCCCAGCAGATGAAGGGCAAAAGCTACACATCTGGCTTCTCAGCTGTCCAGTATTTTCACATGCCAGACTACACAGCACGATTTGAGTGATTTTTCATAACATGAACTGGTCACCAAGAATCAAGAGTCATGTTACATGAGGTGCTTATGCTTTCAAAGTGCACGTGTGCACCCATGTGTCTTATAGGTACTTGCATAAGAAACTCAATGAATTACTATCTGTAACAATTGGATGCACTCAAATTTTATTCCGAATCCAAATACAATCACTGGCAATTGTCATGTCTAAGCAGATAATATGGTTGTTGAGGATGACCTCAGGCTATATGATGCACAATGACAACCAGAAATCCAGAAATGCAAACCTTGGAGCCCTTCACTGGATTTAACAAGATCAAGTTCAAGGAGGTCAAGAAGGCGACCTAGGTCAACTCCACTAGTCCAATTCTCAGGAGGCTGGCCAACCTTTAATTTCAACCGACCTCGATTAGCTGTCCCACCCCATATGATCCCCACGGGCTGTGGTTTCTCCCCATTTTCACCTGCCAGGAGAATGAGGCTTCCACTGTCACCTTCAAGGTCAAAAGTCTGCTGGTTCTCACCAACAACAAGAAAATCAGTGAAGAAACAAATCCCTTTCTCATCATTATATTCCAGTGCATAGGCCATTATGGTCCCAGTAGTCAAGCCAGAACTTCTTCCAACTTTTACCACTTGCCTGCCAATGAGACTACTGATGGGTGACTGTAGGTCAATGGTCTTGACATCACCAATCTCACCAATACCTCTTACAGATGTAGTTACATAGGACATGTCAAATTCTTCTGCAAAAGGAATAAAGGCTCCATCTGCTCGAACAAATGTTTCTGCAGGATCACAACATTGTGTTGGGCATCCGTGTGGTCAACATCAACCTTACGACAAGTATGCATGTTACTGGTAATGATATAAGATGTGTACTCACAATCACATTCATACCAAGCACAAGTTACATACATCTATATCTATAAGAATGACCAGGAGGTCTTGTGAGAGATACAACTAATCATTCTACATAcaatatttttaaatttgtaCAAAGCCAGAAAAACGGGATAATAAGAAAGTGCTTAGCTGTAATGTCGTATTAGCAAAGAATTTCATTTCACATTTCCATGTATTCATCTGTATATTCTTAATTAAACTTTTGCACCTCCTGATAACACCATGCCATGGGTGAGCAAATATGAGATATTTTCTCCCAAATCACAAATTTCATGTTGGCTAGATCTCCACACTGCTAACTAGATAGACACAATTGCAATTGTTCTTATTTGAAGTGGTTGTTCACTGAAACGTACTTTCTTTAATAATGTATAAAACACATAAGTCAATTGTAGGTAATAATTTGATTCACTTTGAAGCATTGTATCTTGATGATAGATGTCAAATCAACATGGTAATAAGATTCATCAAATCAACCTACTATGATTCATACAACAGTCATCTTAAGAAACACAAGGATTATGTTCAGAAATATTAGAAATGACCTTGTGGAACTACTTCACAGTACACTAAAGAAAAAAGTTACATTTGTGGCCATTAGAAGTAGTTTTATCCCCAAAACTTAGAGTCTGGCATCTAGGAGTAGTTATCTGCTCCTGAATATAGGAAAAGCAAGCTAAATTTGCGCATCCTAAACAATTTACTTTCCTCTTGTAGCAAATGGGG carries:
- the LOC113708672 gene encoding protein NARROW LEAF 1-like isoform X1, with the protein product MDRASLDLRFNHSGSSQSEESALDMERNFCSLPNLHSSSPPPLQAFASGGQLSESNAAYFSWPPSSRLNDSAEDRANYFGNLQKGVLPETLGQLPKGQQATTLLELMTIRAFHSKILRRFSLGTAIGFRIKRGMLTDVPAILVFVARKVHRQWLNHIQCLPTALEGPGGVWCDVDVVEFSYYGAPAATPKEQLYTELVDGLRGSDPFIGSGSQVASQETYGTLGAIVKSRTGNRQVGFLTNRHVAVDLDYPSQKMFHPLPPSLGPGVYLGAVERATSFITDVLWYGIFAGTNPETFVRADGAFIPFAEEFDMSYVTTSVRGIGEIGDVKTIDLQSPISSLIGRQVVKVGRSSGLTTGTIMAYALEYNDEKGICFFTDFLVVGENQQTFDLEGDSGSLILLAGENGEKPQPVGIIWGGTANRGRLKLKVGQPPENWTSGVDLGRLLDLLELDLVKSSEGLQAALQEQRNASGTGMDSTVGESSSLDRIPSKDNLGLNMEQVPADGESCQEIVPPFRPDEFHIESGSESAPSVELELIPRFAGTSPMHQHKSEGENTVLKNLSGLKNGPDDEICVSLQLGEPEPKRRKHLEPSLCIKNLK
- the LOC113708672 gene encoding protein NARROW LEAF 1-like isoform X2, whose translation is MERNFCSLPNLHSSSPPPLQAFASGGQLSESNAAYFSWPPSSRLNDSAEDRANYFGNLQKGVLPETLGQLPKGQQATTLLELMTIRAFHSKILRRFSLGTAIGFRIKRGMLTDVPAILVFVARKVHRQWLNHIQCLPTALEGPGGVWCDVDVVEFSYYGAPAATPKEQLYTELVDGLRGSDPFIGSGSQVASQETYGTLGAIVKSRTGNRQVGFLTNRHVAVDLDYPSQKMFHPLPPSLGPGVYLGAVERATSFITDVLWYGIFAGTNPETFVRADGAFIPFAEEFDMSYVTTSVRGIGEIGDVKTIDLQSPISSLIGRQVVKVGRSSGLTTGTIMAYALEYNDEKGICFFTDFLVVGENQQTFDLEGDSGSLILLAGENGEKPQPVGIIWGGTANRGRLKLKVGQPPENWTSGVDLGRLLDLLELDLVKSSEGLQAALQEQRNASGTGMDSTVGESSSLDRIPSKDNLGLNMEQVPADGESCQEIVPPFRPDEFHIESGSESAPSVELELIPRFAGTSPMHQHKSEGENTVLKNLSGLKNGPDDEICVSLQLGEPEPKRRKHLEPSLCIKNLK